The Flavobacteriales bacterium genome segment ATCTTTTTTATGCCTCCTCTAGAAAGACCCTGGCCTTATTCAAAGCTGAGGCTATGCCCTCCGGTTTCTTGCCTCCGGCCGTGGCCAAGAAAGGCTGACCTCCCCCACCTCCTTCGATCTCTTTGGCCCAATCCCTGATCAATTGACCTGCATTCCAGCCTTTTTCTTTCACAAGGTTCTCAGTCATGGCGACCGTTAGACCGGCTTTTGGACCATCTGCATAGCCGAAGACCATGAAGATACTCTGTGTAGAATCCTTGAGTCTGAACACGAGGTCCTTAACAGCTTTTGCATCCAATGGGACCTCTCTGACCAAAGCAGGAACTCCATTCACCTCACTGATCTGGCTCTTCAATTCCTTGAAAAGCCCTTCGACCTTCAGACTGTTCAATTCCTCTATCTCCTTCGTAAGAGCTTGATTCTTATGTATCAAGTCCTGGATCGCCTTCGTGAGATCCGGATTTTTGAGAAGCTCTTTGGCCTCAGCCACTGTGTCCTCCGCCTGATGCATTACAGCGAGCGCAGCCTGCGCGGTCTTGGCCTCGATCCTGCGTATTCCGGCAGCCACAGAGGTCTCCTGGGTGATCTTGAAGAGACCGATGGTACCTGTACTGGACACATGAGTGCCCCCACAGAGTTCCATACTCTCCCCAAAGCGTATGGCACGCACGGTATCGCCATACTTCTCCCCGAATAGGGCCAATGCGCCTTGGTCCAGTGCTTCTTGGAGAGGGATGTTCCGCTTCTCATCCAGATGGTCATCCTGCATGATGAGTTCATTTACCCGCACTTCGATATCCCGTACTTGCTCATCTTCCACCTTGGAGAAATGTGAGAAATCAAAACGCAGATAGTCCGGATGGACCAATGAACCCTTCTGCTGGACGTGGTCACCGAGTATTTCCCGCAGTGCCTTGTGCAGTAGATGTGTGACCGAGTGATTGCGCTCAGTTCGCTGGCGCTTCTCAGCATCCACTCGGGCTTTGTAATCAGAACCTACATCCTTGGGAAGGGATTCCGCAAAATGGATAATGAGGTTATTCTCTTTCTTGGTATCGAGGATGCGTACCACCTCTCCGTCCCTTTCGAGGGTGCCGGTATCTCCCACCTGCCCACCACCTTCTGGATAGAAAGGCGTATAGTTGAATACCAATTGATAGATGGTCTTCCCCTTCTGCTCGACCTCCCTGTAACGGGTCAAGTGCACATCGGCCTCCAGTTGGTCATAGCCCACGAATTCTTCGACATCATCTTCCTTGACCACTACCCAATCACCTGTGACAGAGGTGGCATCCTTTCGTGAGCGGGCCTTCTGTTTCTCCAACTCGGCCTTGAACCCCTCTTCGTCCAGGTCCAGACCTTGCTCTCGTAGAATGAGTGCAGTGAGGTCGACCGGAAAGCCGTAGGTGTCATAGAGCTCGAATATCTTCTCCCCGGGAATGACCTTCTCACCACCTGAGGTGATAGTCTCTAGACGCTCCATACCCCGGCTCAGTGTGCGTAAGAAGGATTCTTCTTCTTCCTTTATCACCTTGGAGATCAATTCTTCCTGTGATTTCAATTCCGTGAAATGCTCCCCCATCTGAGTCACCAACACGGCAACGAGTTCATGGATGAAGGGCTCTCTCATCTCCAAGAAGCTATAGGCATAGCGGACAGCTCTGCGCAAGATCCTACGGATGACATAGCCCGCTCCAGTATTGGACGGCAATTGCCCATCAGCGATCGAGAAACTGACCGCTCTAACGTGGTCCGCAATGACACGGAGAGCGATATCTACCTGAGAGTCACTTGCCTGATACTTCTTGCCACTGCGCTTCTCGATAGCTTGGATGAGTGGCTGGAAGATGTCGGTGTCGTAGTTGGAAGTTTTCCCTTGCAGCACCGTGGCCAGGCGCTCGAATCCCATCCCTGTATCAATATGCTTGTGTGGGAGTGGATGTAGGCTGGAATCGGCCTTCCGGTTGAATTCCATGAATACGAGATTCCATATCTCGATAACGCGCGGATCGTCCAAATTCACCAATGTGGCCCCGTCCACCTGTTTTCTTTCTGCCTCTGACCGTAGATCGATATGTATCTCCGAGCAGGGCCCACAGGGACCCGTCTCTCCCATCTCCCAGAAATTGTCCTTCCTATCGAAATCCAAGATGCGCTGATTGGGGACATGTTTCTGCCAGAACGTTCGGGCCTCTTGATCTGCTTCCAGACCGTCCTTTTCATCACCACCGAAGACGGTGATATAGAGACGCTCCTTCTCGATACCATAGACATCCGTCAGGAGTTCCCAAGCCCAATCGATGGCCTCCTCTTTGAAATAATCCCCAAAGGACCAATTGCCCAACATCTCGAACATGGTATGGTGGTAGGTGTCTACACCTACTTCTTCCAAGTCGTTGTGCTTTCCGGATACCCGTAGGCACTTCTGTGAATTGGCCACCCGTGGATGCTTGGGTTCTGAATTCCCAAGGAAGATGTCCTTGAACTGATTCATCCCGGCATTGGTGAACATCAAGGTAGGGTCATCTTGTATCACCATAGGTGCAGAATCCACGATTCTATGTGTGCGAGACTTCATGAAATCTAGGAAAGCCTGTCGGATATCAGCACTTTTCATACAGGGGTCAGTTCTTTTGTTAAAAAAGCTTAAAGCACTGATTTACAGACACTTCAAGCAAATGACTAGATTGCAAAAATAGATTATTCGACCTATATTCGTGGCCGCTGATGACCAAGACGCGATATAGATACAACCCGGAGACCCTCAATTATGAGCGGGTCCAGGTGACTTGGAAGGACCATCTGAAGAAGGTTCTATCGATATTCATCAGCGGTCTGTTCTTCGCTGGTATCATCCTTTTTGTCGCCTACACCTACTTCGATTCTCCCAAAGAGATCGCACTGAAACGTGAGAATCAACAACTCATGGATCAGTATAGACAACTCAATGCCCGTTTGGACAAGTTGACTGCCGTGATGAGTGATATGGAGCATAGGGATGACAATATCTATCGCGTGATCTTCGAGGCGGAGCCTATCGACAAGAACAAACGACTATCGGGTATCGGAGGTGTGAATCGCTACAGACACCTGGAAGGATATGATTTCAGTGAACTGACCATCGAGACCAACCGTAGATTGGATGAGCTTTCCAAGCGCATGGTCGTGCAGAGCGAGTCTTTGGATGAGATCGTGGATCTGGCCAAGAACAAAGAGGATATGCTACGCAGCATACCGGCTATACAACCCGTTGCCAACAAGGACCTCACCCGTATGGCATCTGGTTATGGCATGCGTATCGACCCGCACTACAAAGTACCCAAGATGCATCAGGGCATGGACTTCACTGCTCCACGGGGTACTCCCATCTATGCTACCGGTGATGGTGTGGTCAAACGAGCAGATAACAAGTCCAGTGGCTACGGCAATCACATCCGTATAGACCATGGATATGGGTACGTGACGCTCTATGCACATATGAGCAAGTACAATGTGCGCCCGGGTCAGAAGGTGAAGCGAGGGGATGTGATCGGTTTTGTAGGCAACACCGGTAAATCCAAGGGACCGCACCTGCACTATGAAGTACGGCTGAATGGAGACCCTATCAATCCGGTCAACTTCTATTTCAACGATATCACTGCTGAGGAGTATGCCCGCATGATCGAGATGGCGGAGAATTCCAATCAATCCTTGGATTGAGGAACACAGGCATCCTACGAGTCCAACAATCCCATCATTCCTGTTGACCGATTTCCATCCATATGCCGGTCGGTATCCATCTGAGCGTACCTTTGTGGCTTAATTTCAGAGATGAGTATATCCAAGGTATCTTTCAACACCAAGGACCGACCTGAATTCTACCGGACCTTGAACCAACGGGTCAACGCGTATTTCAAAGAAAACGACCTGTCCAAACATGCGGATGGGAACATGAAATTCAAGACAGCATTCATGCTGGTCCTGTATACGGTCCCGCTTGTGTTGATGCTCACTGGGGCAGTCACGGGGTTATGGCCTATCATGGTCATGTGGGCATTGATGGGACTGGGTATGTCTGGCATCGGCCTGTCTATCATGCACGATGCAAATCATCGCTCCTATTCCAAGAATCCCAAAGTGAACGATGCATTGGGTTTCCTCCTGAATTACATCGGTGGGTACCACATCAACTGGAAGATCCAGCACAACGTACTTCACCATTCCTTCACCAATATAGAAGGGCATGATGAGGATATAGAGACCATCATCATGCGCCAGGCTCCCGGTCAAGAGCGGAAGTACCTCCACCGTTTCCAGGCCTTCTATGCGCCCTTCTTCTATGGTCTGATGACCTTTTATTGGTTGGTCAGTAAGGATTTCGAGCAATTGGTACGCTACAATAAGATGGGCTTGCTTGCCGGTCAGAACCTCACTTTCCGCAAGGCTCTGACCCAGGTGATCATCTATAAGGTGTTGTATATAGCCTTGACCTTGGTTTTGCCCATCATCCTGGTAGACCTCCCTTGGTGGCAGACCTTGCTCGGTTTCCTCATGATGCAATACATCAGCGGACTGATCCTAGCTCTCGTCTTTCAGCCGGCCCACGTCATCGAGGAGACGGAATTCTATACCCCGTCAGATACGGGCAGCGTGGAGAATAACTGGGCTATCCATCAGTTGATGACCACGGCCAATTATGCCAGAGGAAATCGGGCTTTGTCCTGGTTCATTGGTGGATTGAATTATCAGATCGAGCATCACCTCTTCCCGACCATCTGTCACGTGCACTATCGGAATATCTCGCCCATTGTACAACAGACGGCTGAAGAGTATGGCATCCCATATCAGGAACATCGTTCCTTCTACTCGGCCCTAAAGAGTCACTTCAGTCTATTGCACAGTCTGGGTACGGGTAGATATGATCAGGAGATGGCGCTGACTTAGGCCTTTATAAACGCCAGCTCACGCCAATCTTTCCACCGGCCAAGGCACTTCCTCCACCAAGTTCCAGATTGATGGCCGTTTTGGAATTGAAGAAATAACGCCCACCGATGAATAGGTTCAGATCGAGGTCATCCCCTTTTCGATAGCTGTAGTAGAACACTCCAGCTCCAGCATAGACATCGAATTCACTGGGCGCATCTAAGACCCGATCAGCATACCATTGGGTGAAGAATCCGGCACCGAATGCATTCCCGTCCAGACCTTCATCCGGACCATCCGTATCCAGTGAGACCGATGCACCTACACCCAGATTGAAGTCTCCTCTGAATTCCCAGTCATAGCTACCATATACCGGAATTCCCCATCCGTGAAATCCCAAGCCTAGATTGAAGTGATCCCCATTGACCTGACTCCTGGCCGTGGTAAAGGAGGCTAGCAGAGCAACTAGTATGACGATTCTGTACATAGTATTCGATTTTATGGATCAAAAGTAGAACGAATGATCGCTCATAAGCTTGTCCCGGCAATAGCACGCACATCATCGAATTTTAAAAAACCTAACTTTGACTGACATGCCTTATCGTG includes the following:
- the alaS gene encoding alanine--tRNA ligase, which gives rise to MKSADIRQAFLDFMKSRTHRIVDSAPMVIQDDPTLMFTNAGMNQFKDIFLGNSEPKHPRVANSQKCLRVSGKHNDLEEVGVDTYHHTMFEMLGNWSFGDYFKEEAIDWAWELLTDVYGIEKERLYITVFGGDEKDGLEADQEARTFWQKHVPNQRILDFDRKDNFWEMGETGPCGPCSEIHIDLRSEAERKQVDGATLVNLDDPRVIEIWNLVFMEFNRKADSSLHPLPHKHIDTGMGFERLATVLQGKTSNYDTDIFQPLIQAIEKRSGKKYQASDSQVDIALRVIADHVRAVSFSIADGQLPSNTGAGYVIRRILRRAVRYAYSFLEMREPFIHELVAVLVTQMGEHFTELKSQEELISKVIKEEEESFLRTLSRGMERLETITSGGEKVIPGEKIFELYDTYGFPVDLTALILREQGLDLDEEGFKAELEKQKARSRKDATSVTGDWVVVKEDDVEEFVGYDQLEADVHLTRYREVEQKGKTIYQLVFNYTPFYPEGGGQVGDTGTLERDGEVVRILDTKKENNLIIHFAESLPKDVGSDYKARVDAEKRQRTERNHSVTHLLHKALREILGDHVQQKGSLVHPDYLRFDFSHFSKVEDEQVRDIEVRVNELIMQDDHLDEKRNIPLQEALDQGALALFGEKYGDTVRAIRFGESMELCGGTHVSSTGTIGLFKITQETSVAAGIRRIEAKTAQAALAVMHQAEDTVAEAKELLKNPDLTKAIQDLIHKNQALTKEIEELNSLKVEGLFKELKSQISEVNGVPALVREVPLDAKAVKDLVFRLKDSTQSIFMVFGYADGPKAGLTVAMTENLVKEKGWNAGQLIRDWAKEIEGGGGGQPFLATAGGKKPEGIASALNKARVFLEEA
- a CDS encoding M23 family metallopeptidase; protein product: MTKTRYRYNPETLNYERVQVTWKDHLKKVLSIFISGLFFAGIILFVAYTYFDSPKEIALKRENQQLMDQYRQLNARLDKLTAVMSDMEHRDDNIYRVIFEAEPIDKNKRLSGIGGVNRYRHLEGYDFSELTIETNRRLDELSKRMVVQSESLDEIVDLAKNKEDMLRSIPAIQPVANKDLTRMASGYGMRIDPHYKVPKMHQGMDFTAPRGTPIYATGDGVVKRADNKSSGYGNHIRIDHGYGYVTLYAHMSKYNVRPGQKVKRGDVIGFVGNTGKSKGPHLHYEVRLNGDPINPVNFYFNDITAEEYARMIEMAENSNQSLD
- a CDS encoding acyl-CoA desaturase — protein: MSISKVSFNTKDRPEFYRTLNQRVNAYFKENDLSKHADGNMKFKTAFMLVLYTVPLVLMLTGAVTGLWPIMVMWALMGLGMSGIGLSIMHDANHRSYSKNPKVNDALGFLLNYIGGYHINWKIQHNVLHHSFTNIEGHDEDIETIIMRQAPGQERKYLHRFQAFYAPFFYGLMTFYWLVSKDFEQLVRYNKMGLLAGQNLTFRKALTQVIIYKVLYIALTLVLPIILVDLPWWQTLLGFLMMQYISGLILALVFQPAHVIEETEFYTPSDTGSVENNWAIHQLMTTANYARGNRALSWFIGGLNYQIEHHLFPTICHVHYRNISPIVQQTAEEYGIPYQEHRSFYSALKSHFSLLHSLGTGRYDQEMALT